A stretch of DNA from Granulicella pectinivorans:
TGGCGTCTTTTCGAGTCCTCAAATCATCCCAGGATTAGCGGGCCTCTTCGGAGGGGCATTGGGGTCGGGTGACTTCAACGGGGATGGCATGCTGGATCTCGTCTTCGCCAACCTTGTGAGCGGTGCCGTGCAGATCTCCTATGGCACCGGCGGGGGAGGCTTTTCGTCCCCAGTCACCGTGTTCACGACCAGCGCTCAGGGACCGGTAGCCTTGACGGTCGCAGACTTCAACAACGATGGGAACGCGGACATCGCCATCGTCGGGAACTCGGTGAATGCGGTGTACCTGGGCACGGGTACGGGCACCTTCACGCAATCAAGCAGCCTGAACACCACCGCAAACCGGGGCCTGAGCATCGTCGCGGTAGACTACAACGGCGACGGCAATACCGACCTGATCACATCCGATCAAGTGAACGACATCGTTATTTGGCTCGGCAAGGGCGATGGAACCTTCACTCGAAGCGGCGGCATCTACAATGCGGCGCACTACTTTGGGCTAGCCGTGGCAGATTTCAACGGTGACGGCATTCCCGATTTGTTCGCGGCGACCGGATGGCCCCTCGGTCAAGTTTGGATGGTCACGCCAACGGGAGCTCTCAATCCCGTGAGCTTCCCGCTCCCGGACGGGTCCTATGTGAGCGCAATCGCCGCCGGAGACCTCAACCGCGACGGCTATGTGGATCTTCTCGTGGGTTCCAATATGGATGTGGGTAGTACTTCCGCTCCATCACTCGTCCACGCATACCTGAGCTGCGCCACCTCCATCTCCACCGGGACGGCCACGGGCGTCACCCTCTACGGGAATGGAACCCACACTGTGGTGGTGCAAGCCGGAGATGCCACGTATAGCCCGAGTACTTCGCCCGCCCTATCGCTCACCGGCATCTCCGTGCCCACGACCCTGACCCTGATTCTTATGCATTAGGTCTGCTGCCGTAATGATCTGGCCTGCCAAGTCGCGCTGGCCAACTGTTTGGCATCGACCCAATCCGTCTGCGGCTTTCCTCCGACACAGACAAAGACTCATCCGCTATCGGCATCGGTTTTCTCTGCGAGATCGAACGACTTCAAGTGGAACACCATGGCTAGCGGTGAGCTCTCAAAAAACAAACGATGATGCTACCTTTCCCTTCCGGGCTTTCTGCCATCAAACGAGGCGAACGTATCAATGGAGTGAAGCTGAAGCGTCTGATCGACGATGTTTCGTCTCGTCGGATGAACAGGGTTTCCGCTCTGTGGAAAGAAAGTATCTTCGTGTGAGATTCAACAGGAGTGGCTTCTGCCGCTCCAAAGACCGTCGATCTACTGTGTGCTTCTGAACGTCTAGCCGGGGGCATCCACAAGTCGGATGCCCCCGGCTGATGTGCAAATTGCATTGGGGGACAAGGAGTACAAGGGCGTTCGTCGGTTGCGAGCGACTACTGAACGGTCAGGTTGACTGTAGATGTGTGACTCGTTGATCCAGAGGTTGCTGTGATCGTAACGGCCGATGTTCCGGCCGGAGTGGTGGTATCCGTATAGGAGCAGCCCGTAAGTGTTGCTGCAGTCAATGCTGCGCCAACGAGCATGAGCATCCACTTGGTTGAGATCACAGTTTTCTTGCGTCCAGCCAAGAACAGAACCCAGGTGAACGGCATAAAGGCCAGCACTGAATAGGGGCTGTTGCCGGAGCGATGGAATGGAGCAACCTCGTTGCTGGCCTTATAGCC
This window harbors:
- a CDS encoding FG-GAP repeat domain-containing protein, encoding MTLAIAKVASPSVAITTVASGTPIALTATVSTTGGILSGLGLVNFCDASAAHCTDIHLLGTASAVAGVATLRFVPASGVRSYKAVFMPTHLAATCTSSVLPLTVTAASPTALAVLTSTGSAGTYNLTAEVTGSSAIYPTAVQLVDQSAPAPGVLSNVSLVPASSSVSFARSSTETVNEGLDQVLIGDFNGDGINDAVVSSTCCGNYNVNYTLTLLIGKGDGTFLPNPHILNLSAGINPISALMAVDLNGDGSLDLVVETSFQVLMLFNNGVGVFSSPQIIPGLAGLFGGALGSGDFNGDGMLDLVFANLVSGAVQISYGTGGGGFSSPVTVFTTSAQGPVALTVADFNNDGNADIAIVGNSVNAVYLGTGTGTFTQSSSLNTTANRGLSIVAVDYNGDGNTDLITSDQVNDIVIWLGKGDGTFTRSGGIYNAAHYFGLAVADFNGDGIPDLFAATGWPLGQVWMVTPTGALNPVSFPLPDGSYVSAIAAGDLNRDGYVDLLVGSNMDVGSTSAPSLVHAYLSCATSISTGTATGVTLYGNGTHTVVVQAGDATYSPSTSPALSLTGISVPTTLTLILMH